From Streptomyces durmitorensis, a single genomic window includes:
- a CDS encoding SWIM zinc finger family protein, which translates to MPPAGRGASRTGMTPAGRGASRVFPPLPQHPNPQAPFATSWWGNAWIGALEGTSLDAGRLARGRAYAREGHVDTITVAPGRIVAYVHGSRPRPYRAEIRMRTLTPEDWDNFLDAVATEPAHIAALLDKDMPHALVDAAERAGVQLLPGPGDLVPSCTCPDHGRPCKHAAALTYQTARLLDADPFVLLLLRGGDEQALLDELAQRNAHQAAREQSATAQGETAEALPGTLARDVLATEYRPPLPPPLAPPPHPGEPPLLPSLPGAPNPTSLEFLATDTANRAHAYLTTGADPFSTADPWHDAVRLAASHPGLTGRRSFSRQFAELARSVDRTPTDLARAAAAWRQGGEEGLSVLESPWDPPAGPFDRARGALITADLPRMTIHHNHLTNASGSLQLRYGRDGRWYPYRSEAGRDEWWPEGEADVDPVGAVAGMIGS; encoded by the coding sequence ATGCCCCCCGCGGGCCGGGGCGCCAGCCGAACCGGAATGACCCCCGCGGGCCGGGGCGCCAGCCGCGTCTTCCCTCCACTTCCTCAACACCCCAACCCCCAGGCGCCGTTCGCGACCTCCTGGTGGGGCAACGCGTGGATCGGCGCGTTGGAGGGGACATCGCTCGACGCGGGTCGCCTCGCGCGGGGGCGGGCCTACGCCCGTGAGGGCCACGTCGACACGATCACGGTCGCGCCGGGCCGCATCGTGGCGTACGTACACGGCAGTCGCCCCCGCCCCTACCGCGCAGAGATCCGCATGCGCACGCTCACACCGGAGGACTGGGACAACTTCCTGGACGCGGTGGCCACGGAACCCGCCCACATCGCGGCGCTCCTGGACAAGGACATGCCGCACGCGCTGGTGGACGCTGCGGAACGAGCCGGGGTCCAACTGCTCCCCGGACCGGGCGACTTGGTCCCGTCCTGCACTTGCCCGGACCACGGCCGCCCCTGCAAGCACGCGGCAGCGCTCACCTACCAGACGGCCAGGCTGCTGGACGCGGACCCCTTCGTACTCCTCCTCCTGCGAGGCGGAGACGAACAGGCGCTCCTCGACGAACTGGCCCAGCGCAACGCACACCAGGCGGCCCGCGAACAGTCCGCCACGGCACAGGGCGAGACCGCCGAGGCGCTCCCCGGCACCCTGGCCCGAGACGTCCTGGCCACGGAGTACCGCCCACCGCTGCCACCCCCACTCGCACCGCCGCCGCACCCGGGCGAACCGCCACTCCTGCCCTCCCTCCCGGGCGCCCCCAACCCCACATCCCTGGAGTTCCTGGCCACGGACACGGCGAACCGGGCCCACGCGTACTTGACCACCGGCGCGGACCCCTTCTCCACGGCCGACCCCTGGCACGACGCGGTCCGCCTGGCGGCATCGCACCCAGGCCTGACGGGCCGCCGCAGCTTCAGCCGTCAATTCGCCGAACTGGCAAGGTCGGTGGACCGCACCCCCACGGACCTCGCCCGCGCGGCAGCGGCCTGGCGCCAGGGCGGAGAGGAGGGCCTGTCAGTCCTGGAATCCCCCTGGGACCCCCCGGCGGGCCCCTTCGACCGAGCGAGAGGCGCCCTGATCACGGCAGACCTCCCCCGCATGACGATCCACCACAACCACCTCACGAACGCCTCCGGCTCCCTGCAACTGCGATACGGGAGAGACGGCCGCTGGTACCCGTACCGGAGCGAGGCGGGGCGGGACGAGTGGTGGCCGGAGGGGGAGGCGGATGTGGATCCGGTGGGGGCGGTGGCGGGGATGATCGGGTCCTGA
- a CDS encoding nucleotidyl transferase AbiEii/AbiGii toxin family protein, with translation MLDRTDLARIGAEYDAAEQQVRRDHLISHVLWALASLDLPVVFFGGTALSRTHLTTAAAGGRLSEDIDLFTDDRPAVAEALDSRIPRSLRREFPRSQWEPALTGVRGVDPAQLVTGDGLRLRVQLLDTNTGHSDWKRWPTERRGVELRYRDVPGPATLRVPTLAAFVAMKVSAYCDRHAPRDLFDLAALARSGSFSAEAAELVRMATGTAPAPHMFSALPDMDWEPQLAHQTGHLPSARECLDTVRNAFAKALAWPKPYDPFA, from the coding sequence ATGCTGGACCGAACTGATCTCGCGCGCATCGGCGCGGAGTACGATGCCGCCGAGCAGCAGGTGCGGCGCGACCACCTGATCAGCCATGTGCTGTGGGCACTGGCCTCGCTGGATCTGCCGGTCGTGTTCTTCGGAGGTACGGCACTCTCGCGTACGCACCTCACGACGGCGGCGGCCGGCGGCCGGCTGTCCGAGGACATCGACCTCTTCACGGACGACCGCCCGGCGGTCGCCGAAGCCCTCGACTCCCGCATCCCCCGCTCGCTCCGGCGTGAGTTCCCGCGTTCGCAGTGGGAGCCCGCGCTCACCGGTGTCCGCGGGGTGGATCCCGCCCAGCTGGTGACCGGCGACGGCCTGCGTCTGCGCGTCCAGCTCCTCGACACGAACACCGGCCACTCCGACTGGAAGCGCTGGCCCACCGAGCGGCGCGGTGTCGAGCTGCGCTACCGCGACGTCCCAGGCCCCGCCACACTGCGGGTTCCGACGCTGGCGGCGTTCGTCGCCATGAAGGTATCCGCGTACTGCGACCGCCACGCACCCCGCGACCTCTTCGACCTGGCGGCACTGGCACGTTCGGGCTCGTTCAGCGCCGAGGCGGCGGAACTCGTGCGCATGGCGACGGGCACGGCTCCCGCGCCGCACATGTTCAGCGCGCTGCCGGACATGGACTGGGAGCCCCAACTCGCCCACCAGACGGGCCATCTCCCCTCCGCGCGGGAGTGCCTCGACACGGTCAGGAACGCCTTCGCGAAGGCACTCGCCTGGCCGAAGCCGTACGACCCGTTCGCCTGA
- a CDS encoding type IV toxin-antitoxin system AbiEi family antitoxin domain-containing protein, producing the protein MTKRTAVGLPPELARRTNLVLRPKDAADVYAHPRPEMARLVKNGAARRLATGYYLLVPGRHLGDDTWRPDLHAVGLGIGQADYGQDGAALMGVGAARQFGAVPREIAVTFIAVPKQRPPLETDVGQVVFVRRDMTVLDLERIETEVTPGWVTTPEQTLLDLAARPALGGLPPDAITEALRALWLRADTDLLTELAAGQRKTAALKRARHLIEGDPDAGPN; encoded by the coding sequence ATGACGAAGAGGACGGCGGTCGGCCTTCCGCCCGAGCTGGCCCGCAGGACGAACCTCGTCCTGCGCCCCAAGGACGCCGCCGACGTCTACGCCCACCCCCGCCCCGAGATGGCGCGCCTCGTCAAGAACGGGGCAGCGCGGCGTCTGGCCACCGGCTATTACCTCCTCGTACCCGGCCGTCATCTCGGCGACGACACCTGGCGCCCCGACCTCCACGCGGTGGGTCTCGGCATCGGGCAGGCCGACTACGGCCAGGACGGTGCGGCTCTGATGGGCGTCGGCGCCGCCCGCCAGTTCGGGGCCGTTCCGCGCGAGATCGCCGTCACGTTCATCGCCGTGCCCAAGCAGCGCCCGCCGCTGGAGACGGATGTCGGGCAGGTCGTCTTCGTCCGCAGGGACATGACCGTCCTCGACCTGGAGCGGATCGAGACCGAGGTGACTCCCGGGTGGGTGACCACACCTGAGCAGACCCTGCTGGACCTCGCCGCCCGCCCTGCGCTGGGCGGCCTGCCGCCCGACGCGATCACCGAAGCACTCCGCGCGCTCTGGCTGCGCGCCGACACCGATCTGCTGACCGAGCTGGCGGCCGGGCAGCGCAAGACGGCCGCGCTGAAGCGGGCGCGGCACCTGATCGAGGGGGACCCGGATGCTGGACCGAACTGA
- a CDS encoding DUF4291 domain-containing protein — MVCEHGLTWIKPSFLWMMYRCGWATKEGQETVLAVEITREGFEWALRRACLSHYAHGVHADQAAWKRELKQAPTRVQWDPERDLHLNPLPHRSLQLGLTGDAARRYADEWTVSITDVTERARAIHALVRENDLTAAESLLPEERPYPAGDDLLAHLAGASAKHYDERRL; from the coding sequence ATGGTTTGTGAGCACGGCTTGACATGGATCAAGCCGTCCTTCCTGTGGATGATGTACCGCTGCGGCTGGGCCACGAAGGAGGGGCAGGAGACCGTCCTGGCGGTGGAGATCACCCGCGAGGGCTTCGAGTGGGCCCTTCGCCGTGCTTGCCTCTCGCACTACGCCCACGGGGTGCACGCCGACCAGGCCGCCTGGAAGCGGGAGTTGAAGCAGGCCCCGACCCGGGTCCAGTGGGACCCGGAGCGCGACCTGCACCTGAACCCCCTCCCGCACCGCTCCCTCCAGCTGGGCCTGACGGGCGACGCCGCGCGTCGCTACGCCGACGAGTGGACGGTCTCGATCACGGACGTCACCGAGCGGGCCAGGGCCATCCACGCCCTCGTACGCGAGAACGACCTCACGGCCGCCGAGAGCCTCCTCCCCGAGGAGCGCCCCTATCCGGCGGGGGACGATCTGCTGGCTCATCTCGCGGGTGCCTCCGCCAAACATTACGATGAGCGTAGGCTTTAA
- a CDS encoding M4 family metallopeptidase, producing MDSGLLAAIVGTAGAGLGTAGGAWWRGHTSVRTAARLVYAELTRDSAAVVYFRMTGHWAAPALPRVAWDAHGEAIARRRNSASFESVHRGYEALEIIPALADDTIDEYVRDQLLREPVNWLLGAIKELGKIAKVSPEQIRETTQRLNGPYTAAGRLALSPKFRTGVIPLSLQERIAVMGTEIWQVSESSQSTSRPPKPRSAARTVKSGTLQVIYDAKNRKSEFVVARTTGDSATGDAAVDETYEALAAITDYCKTVLERDQLLPKPLCAVVHYAVKENNAWWDGEQVIVGDGDEETFGRFSQSLDLIAHTVWHSLDEVQSFGYFGESGALNESFCDVFGLLVKQHRYAHLAAETDWVFGRGLLMPERTGIGLRSLREPGSAYDDDLLGKDSQPAHMDGYVRTGRDNGGVHINSGIPNHSFYLLAVDLGGYAWERAGRIWWDALVGEEGRKDLKFTDWARRTVAAAASRYGEDGEEHRAVIASWEGVGVPITTDD from the coding sequence ATGGACAGTGGGTTGTTGGCCGCCATCGTGGGTACAGCGGGCGCCGGGCTCGGCACCGCAGGAGGGGCGTGGTGGCGAGGGCACACTAGTGTTCGAACTGCAGCGCGTCTCGTTTACGCCGAACTGACCCGAGACAGCGCGGCCGTGGTCTACTTCCGCATGACCGGACACTGGGCCGCACCAGCACTACCTCGGGTGGCCTGGGATGCTCATGGCGAGGCCATCGCACGGAGGCGAAACAGTGCCTCGTTCGAGTCTGTGCATCGAGGGTACGAGGCTCTGGAGATCATTCCTGCGCTAGCCGACGACACGATCGATGAGTATGTGCGCGACCAGCTGTTGAGAGAACCAGTGAACTGGCTATTGGGAGCCATCAAAGAGCTCGGCAAGATAGCTAAGGTCTCGCCTGAACAGATACGCGAGACGACGCAGCGTCTCAATGGTCCGTACACCGCAGCAGGACGTCTCGCGTTGTCTCCCAAGTTCCGCACGGGTGTGATCCCACTGTCGCTGCAGGAGCGAATTGCCGTCATGGGCACCGAAATCTGGCAGGTGTCCGAGAGCTCCCAGTCGACCTCACGTCCACCTAAGCCTCGGTCAGCCGCCCGCACAGTGAAATCCGGAACTCTGCAGGTCATTTACGACGCGAAGAATCGGAAGAGTGAGTTCGTTGTAGCCCGTACCACGGGAGATTCCGCGACCGGCGACGCTGCCGTCGATGAAACCTACGAAGCGCTGGCGGCCATTACTGACTATTGCAAGACCGTCCTGGAACGGGATCAGCTCCTGCCTAAGCCTTTGTGCGCGGTAGTTCATTATGCCGTCAAAGAAAACAATGCCTGGTGGGACGGTGAACAGGTGATTGTCGGGGATGGAGACGAAGAGACCTTCGGGCGGTTCAGTCAGTCCCTCGACCTGATCGCGCACACGGTCTGGCACAGCCTCGACGAGGTACAGTCATTCGGCTATTTCGGAGAGTCCGGAGCTCTCAATGAGTCGTTCTGCGACGTGTTCGGTCTACTGGTTAAACAGCACCGATACGCTCACCTCGCTGCGGAAACAGACTGGGTTTTCGGTCGCGGACTCCTCATGCCGGAAAGGACCGGCATCGGTCTGCGCTCGTTAAGGGAACCGGGCAGTGCGTACGACGACGACCTACTCGGTAAGGATTCACAGCCCGCCCACATGGATGGCTACGTGCGCACGGGACGAGACAACGGCGGTGTCCACATCAACAGTGGTATCCCCAACCACTCCTTCTACCTATTGGCTGTCGACCTAGGCGGCTACGCCTGGGAACGTGCCGGACGCATTTGGTGGGATGCGCTCGTGGGCGAGGAAGGGCGCAAGGATCTCAAGTTCACCGACTGGGCCCGCCGCACTGTGGCAGCAGCAGCCAGCCGTTACGGCGAGGACGGTGAGGAACATCGAGCTGTCATCGCGTCCTGGGAAGGTGTGGGTGTGCCCATCACCACCGACGACTAG
- a CDS encoding phosphotransferase enzyme family protein: MAVDAARGSGEGFTSASAVRVMAAACRAAGLDDRGAELIRLGENALFRLASVPVIVRIARSVEYLPMSRNEVAVSRWLAEEGFPAARVVDDLEQPLLIDGHPVTLWHLIVEGDRKATYGELGGILRDLHSMTLPDGLDLPPYSVFGKTELRLERPVGVPQDDIEFLRKRDRELRDKYEELRFESAKGPVHGDAHVQNLMVDDQGQVILIDFESFAFDHPEWDLMVTSVEHHSLGWQTDAQYADFVAAYGRDLYDWHGYDTVRGIQEFHMTTWLMQNVAEDEETAAEYRRRIAGLRNDDGPRDWRPW; this comes from the coding sequence ATGGCGGTTGACGCTGCTCGGGGATCGGGCGAGGGGTTCACGTCGGCGAGTGCGGTGCGGGTGATGGCTGCTGCATGCCGGGCTGCGGGACTCGACGACAGAGGGGCGGAGTTGATCCGTCTCGGAGAGAACGCGCTCTTCCGGCTGGCGTCCGTGCCGGTGATCGTGCGTATCGCGCGGTCTGTTGAGTATCTGCCGATGTCGCGCAATGAGGTGGCGGTGTCGCGCTGGCTGGCAGAGGAGGGTTTCCCGGCCGCACGGGTCGTCGATGACCTGGAGCAGCCGTTGCTGATAGACGGGCACCCAGTGACCCTCTGGCATCTGATCGTCGAGGGCGATCGGAAGGCGACCTATGGGGAGCTGGGTGGGATCCTGCGGGATCTGCACTCGATGACGTTGCCGGACGGCTTGGATCTGCCTCCGTACAGCGTCTTCGGCAAGACGGAGCTGCGGCTCGAACGGCCGGTCGGTGTGCCGCAGGACGACATCGAGTTCCTGCGGAAGCGGGATCGTGAACTACGGGACAAGTACGAGGAGCTGCGGTTCGAGTCGGCCAAGGGGCCGGTGCACGGTGACGCTCACGTGCAGAACCTCATGGTCGACGATCAAGGACAGGTGATCCTGATCGACTTTGAGAGCTTCGCCTTCGATCATCCTGAATGGGATCTCATGGTGACGTCCGTGGAGCATCACAGCCTCGGGTGGCAGACCGACGCGCAGTACGCCGACTTCGTGGCCGCGTACGGGCGGGATCTCTATGACTGGCACGGCTACGACACGGTCCGCGGGATTCAGGAATTCCACATGACGACGTGGCTCATGCAGAACGTCGCTGAGGACGAGGAGACGGCTGCCGAGTACCGGCGCCGTATCGCCGGACTGCGGAACGATGACGGGCCTCGGGACTGGCGGCCGTGGTAG
- a CDS encoding sporulation protein — protein MSREPNAQLISVMDEAKVSNKGLAKRMRDLAQERGTDLGTTHVAVQRWRAGSGIHPRSAAIMADALSAKLGRRITAADLGFADRSEQATPLDVGYQQSLPDALIMLDSLAQERPESTTGDGLIVADGDLSAAVLSWMIARPDGVQADRPASPRVGMRDVRAVRTAADMFMRLDFLYGGGHGHKALRHYFRHEVLPLLSASYSERVGNSLLGAAAEISQLLAWTAYDTGNHQLSHRYLVSTLRLTKVVDDRMFGARILSNLSHQANYLGNHAQAIQLARAGVEGAHGKATPRAMALFSAMEARALSNAGDPIGAGRAMNEAERSFEHADTAEDPEWLGYFDDAELMGEFCHCFRDLRQRREAVTHAQRAVNNTDPQYARTLGFCRMVLAQSQLLNGELEAAVTTASLAVDGGDTLQSARFQRYVTDFQHEVSDHYTNPTVAVFNEKVRDAVARLDDE, from the coding sequence ATGAGCCGAGAGCCGAACGCGCAATTGATCTCCGTAATGGACGAGGCCAAAGTCTCGAACAAGGGCCTCGCCAAGCGCATGCGTGATCTTGCGCAGGAGCGCGGTACTGATCTCGGGACGACGCACGTTGCGGTACAGCGATGGCGAGCAGGATCCGGCATCCATCCGCGATCTGCCGCAATCATGGCGGATGCGCTCAGCGCCAAACTCGGCCGACGGATCACCGCGGCGGACCTCGGATTCGCCGATCGATCCGAACAGGCCACCCCTCTGGACGTCGGGTACCAACAGTCGTTACCCGATGCGCTGATCATGCTCGACAGCCTCGCCCAGGAGCGTCCGGAGTCGACGACCGGCGACGGGCTGATCGTGGCCGACGGGGACCTTAGTGCAGCCGTCCTGTCCTGGATGATCGCGCGACCCGATGGCGTCCAGGCCGACAGGCCCGCATCCCCGCGAGTCGGCATGCGCGACGTACGAGCTGTCCGAACCGCCGCCGACATGTTCATGCGACTGGACTTCCTCTACGGCGGAGGCCACGGCCACAAAGCCCTGCGGCACTACTTCCGCCACGAGGTCCTGCCGCTGCTCAGCGCCAGCTACAGCGAGAGGGTCGGCAACTCCCTCCTCGGAGCAGCGGCCGAGATCTCGCAGCTACTCGCATGGACGGCCTACGACACCGGCAACCACCAGCTCTCGCACCGCTACCTGGTCTCCACACTCCGCCTGACGAAGGTGGTCGACGACCGGATGTTCGGCGCCCGCATCCTGTCCAACCTCAGCCACCAAGCGAACTACCTCGGCAACCATGCCCAAGCGATCCAACTCGCCCGCGCCGGAGTCGAGGGCGCCCACGGCAAGGCCACACCGCGCGCCATGGCTCTGTTCTCCGCGATGGAGGCCCGCGCCCTGTCCAACGCCGGGGACCCCATCGGCGCGGGTCGAGCCATGAACGAGGCCGAGCGATCCTTCGAGCATGCCGACACAGCCGAAGACCCCGAATGGCTCGGTTACTTCGACGACGCCGAACTCATGGGCGAGTTCTGCCATTGCTTCCGAGACCTCAGACAGCGCCGTGAAGCCGTCACGCACGCGCAGCGGGCCGTGAACAACACCGATCCGCAGTACGCCCGCACCCTCGGTTTCTGCCGCATGGTGCTCGCCCAGAGCCAGCTGCTGAACGGCGAGTTGGAAGCCGCCGTCACCACCGCCAGCTTGGCAGTCGACGGTGGCGACACCCTCCAGTCCGCCCGCTTCCAGCGCTACGTGACCGATTTCCAGCATGAGGTGAGTGACCACTACACGAACCCCACCGTCGCCGTGTTCAACGAGAAGGTGCGGGACGCGGTTGCCCGCCTGGACGACGAGTAG
- a CDS encoding ATP-binding protein — translation MDARQSKHTARTPAVARPREVAPALASGHFRALTFFAESADTVRAARDMTTATLQGWGLGRWSEDARLVVSELVGNVVHHAVPDNCLSQPGGSRRVDVLLKMWPNWLFIGVVDEDSTPPDLPVGEFISPELAGDFSEALLPDRGRGLLIVQRLADAVWWSPGDDGGKTVWCRFDLDLITSPS, via the coding sequence GTGGACGCTCGGCAGAGCAAACACACAGCGAGAACTCCGGCGGTGGCCCGTCCGCGTGAGGTGGCTCCGGCTTTGGCTTCGGGGCACTTCAGGGCGCTGACCTTCTTCGCCGAGTCGGCGGATACCGTGCGTGCCGCGCGCGACATGACGACGGCGACGCTTCAGGGGTGGGGGCTCGGCCGCTGGTCTGAGGATGCTCGGCTTGTTGTCTCCGAGCTGGTGGGCAACGTGGTGCATCACGCGGTGCCAGACAATTGCCTGTCCCAGCCCGGTGGCTCGCGGCGTGTCGACGTCCTGCTGAAGATGTGGCCGAACTGGCTGTTCATCGGTGTCGTGGACGAAGACTCAACACCCCCTGATCTTCCCGTGGGTGAGTTCATCTCCCCCGAATTGGCCGGTGATTTCAGCGAGGCATTGCTGCCGGACCGTGGACGCGGCCTGCTGATCGTTCAGCGTCTCGCGGATGCCGTGTGGTGGTCACCGGGGGATGACGGCGGCAAGACCGTGTGGTGCCGCTTCGACCTCGACCTCATCACTAGCCCGTCGTAG
- a CDS encoding FUSC family protein: MPWHSVVRGALAAGPLLCAGMVAGRVSVGVVAALGAMLAGINDRPGSQRVAVRRIGVPALAGAGGLAFGAYVGASAGGAPVLPLLFALLGLFAGAFSAVGPVASSSGTQLLVAAAIGAGMPLPEPGWQRALFFLAGAGWLILLRLVLPSPSPSSSPGKGWTGAGPRGGRPAMPPYRLDRLDGERAAVSAVYEAVAALLDSAGTSRSTSCRAALTAALDQAQDALSGPRLRRHAGSAAERRLHAQYLAALPLGEAATALAWAGEPLPERVGEGPRRLAAAVRDSVPCGPLPAPARSGAGLRALDDALLHAAEAFDSGTAKPPHGPRRGPVDVLRAAAGPGGREYGVRVALCFGASAAVAQALHHPHWYWLPATAVFLVKPDLGPLASRVLCRALGTVLGAVLFAGLAALLPRPAGLVAVVAVCGALIPVATRHFAAQTAVVTVLVLALVMVGGEPQASWGRIGETLLACGIVLLVGHLPWPVQRGGRVQDRLSAARESAQAYLRHVLSGAGDGGPAGADHRAARWALRREAYRTLAEARAAIDLAAAELPTLARHSAGSEEVAATLERLVDTTTACAVHVDDTGRLPRRHAERLDALLAELTAVA, from the coding sequence GTGCCGTGGCACTCCGTGGTGCGGGGTGCGCTGGCCGCGGGGCCGTTGCTGTGCGCGGGCATGGTCGCCGGACGGGTGTCCGTGGGAGTCGTGGCCGCGCTCGGGGCCATGCTGGCCGGGATCAACGACCGGCCGGGGAGCCAGCGCGTCGCCGTGCGGCGGATCGGGGTGCCCGCGCTCGCCGGGGCGGGCGGACTGGCCTTCGGGGCGTACGTCGGTGCGTCGGCCGGAGGGGCGCCCGTCCTGCCCCTCCTGTTCGCCTTGCTCGGACTGTTCGCCGGTGCCTTCAGCGCCGTCGGGCCCGTCGCCTCCTCCAGCGGCACGCAACTGCTCGTCGCCGCCGCCATCGGGGCCGGGATGCCGCTGCCCGAGCCCGGGTGGCAGCGGGCGCTGTTCTTCCTCGCCGGGGCCGGGTGGCTGATCCTGCTGCGGCTCGTGCTGCCCTCGCCCTCGCCCTCGTCCTCGCCCGGCAAGGGGTGGACCGGTGCCGGCCCCAGGGGCGGCAGGCCCGCCATGCCGCCCTACCGCCTCGATCGCCTGGACGGCGAACGCGCCGCCGTCAGCGCCGTCTACGAAGCCGTCGCCGCGCTTCTCGACTCCGCCGGTACCTCCCGGTCCACCTCCTGCCGCGCGGCCCTCACCGCCGCCCTCGACCAGGCACAGGACGCCCTCTCCGGGCCACGCCTGCGCCGGCACGCCGGCTCGGCCGCCGAGCGGCGGCTGCACGCGCAGTACCTCGCCGCCCTGCCGCTCGGCGAGGCGGCGACCGCGCTCGCCTGGGCCGGTGAGCCGCTGCCGGAGCGGGTGGGAGAGGGGCCGCGCCGCCTCGCGGCCGCCGTCCGCGACTCCGTCCCCTGCGGACCGCTGCCCGCGCCCGCCCGCTCCGGCGCCGGGCTCCGCGCCCTCGACGACGCGCTGCTGCACGCCGCCGAAGCCTTCGACAGCGGCACCGCGAAGCCCCCGCACGGCCCCCGGCGCGGCCCTGTCGACGTACTGCGCGCGGCGGCAGGTCCCGGCGGGCGCGAGTACGGCGTGCGCGTCGCGCTCTGCTTCGGGGCCAGCGCGGCCGTCGCGCAGGCCCTGCACCACCCGCACTGGTACTGGCTGCCCGCCACCGCCGTCTTCCTGGTCAAGCCCGACCTCGGGCCGCTGGCCTCGCGCGTCCTGTGCCGCGCCCTCGGCACCGTCCTGGGTGCCGTCCTCTTCGCGGGGCTCGCCGCCCTGCTGCCACGGCCCGCCGGACTCGTGGCCGTCGTCGCCGTGTGCGGTGCGCTGATCCCCGTCGCCACCCGGCACTTCGCCGCCCAGACGGCCGTCGTCACCGTCCTCGTGCTCGCCCTCGTCATGGTGGGCGGGGAGCCGCAGGCCTCCTGGGGGCGGATCGGCGAGACGCTGCTCGCCTGCGGGATCGTCCTGCTCGTCGGGCATCTGCCGTGGCCGGTGCAGCGCGGCGGCCGCGTACAGGACCGGCTCTCGGCCGCCCGTGAGTCCGCGCAGGCGTATCTGCGCCACGTCCTGAGCGGCGCGGGTGACGGCGGGCCCGCAGGAGCCGACCACCGCGCCGCCCGCTGGGCCCTGCGGCGCGAGGCCTACCGGACGCTGGCCGAGGCCCGCGCCGCGATCGACCTGGCGGCCGCCGAACTCCCCACCCTGGCGCGGCACTCCGCGGGCTCGGAGGAGGTGGCGGCCACCCTCGAACGCCTCGTCGACACCACGACCGCCTGCGCCGTGCACGTCGACGACACGGGGCGCCTGCCGCGGCGGCACGCGGAGCGCCTCGACGCGCTGCTTGCGGAGCTCACCGCGGTGGCGTGA
- a CDS encoding DUF3574 domain-containing protein yields the protein MPLTLSRVSRTRLAVTAAATAVLAVGAPAAYASLDTDTDTRAHGTTTTSQVSRGEAYTETRLLFGTERPDGGPDVTDKQFMKFIDDEVTPSFPDGLTVQDGRGQWRDSNGKIERERSYELILLYPTSQAHKRDALIEEIREDYVKEYAQDSVARLDDRLRVDF from the coding sequence ATGCCCCTCACCCTCTCCCGCGTCTCCCGCACCCGTCTCGCCGTGACCGCGGCCGCCACCGCGGTCCTCGCCGTCGGCGCCCCGGCCGCGTACGCCTCGCTCGACACCGACACCGACACGCGCGCGCACGGCACGACCACCACGTCACAGGTGTCCCGCGGCGAGGCGTACACCGAGACCCGGCTGCTCTTCGGGACCGAACGTCCCGACGGGGGGCCCGATGTGACCGACAAGCAGTTCATGAAGTTCATCGACGACGAGGTGACGCCGTCGTTCCCCGACGGGCTCACGGTGCAGGACGGTCGCGGCCAGTGGCGGGACTCGAACGGCAAGATCGAGCGTGAGCGTTCGTACGAGCTGATCCTGCTGTATCCGACCTCGCAGGCGCACAAGCGCGACGCCCTGATCGAGGAGATCCGCGAGGACTACGTGAAGGAGTACGCGCAGGATTCGGTGGCGCGCCTCGACGACCGGCTGCGCGTGGACTTCTGA